The sequence AGGATCTCCCCTGGAGCTCCCTGACCTTCTACTGGTAAGGCTTCATAGATTTTAAAGCGGTCGCCCTTAAGGAAAGTATGGGCAACAGGCCACGGATTCATCCCACGGATTTGGTTGAAGAGTTGGCGATTGGTTTTAGTCCAATCAAGTTTCTCTTCTTCTGGCTTAATATTTGGCGAGAAAGTGACTTGACTAGGATCTTGTGGTTCAGGTTTGATCTCTCCAGCAATATAACCAGGAAGGGTGTCCAAAAGCAAGTCCCGACCAACAATCGCTAATTTCTCAAATAAGGTTCCAACATTATCCTCATCTGTGATAGGAATACTGCGACGGGAAATCATATCTCCTGCATCCATTTCCTTAACCATCTCCATAATGGTCACACCAGCTTCCTCATCCCCTTGAATCAAGGCATAATGGATAGGCGCACCACCACGGTGTTTTGGAAGGAGGGAAGCGTGAACGTTGACCGCAAAGTTCATGCTATCAAGAAGTTTACTTGGGAGGAACTGCCCAAAAGCAGCGGTCACAATCCCATCCGCCCCTAGCTTCATAATGGCTTCCATCTCTGGGCTTCCAGATAATTTTTCAGGTTGGTAGATGGGAAGGCCTGCTTCTTTGGCAGCCTGCTTGACTGGGGTTTCTTGGATGACTTTTTTACGACCGACAGCGCGATCTGGCTGGGTCACAACAGCTAGAATTTCGTAACGGTCGTCTGATAACAACCCCTTCAAAACTGTCGCTGAAAAATCAGGTGTCCCCATAAAGATTAGTTTTGTCATTTCTTCTCCTTCTTATAAAAATTGCTGCGGTTCGTGGTCAATGCTGAGACGAAGCTCGCTATTTTCACGTTCTTGAGTCAAGGCCAAGACCTGGTTGAGGGTTGGACCCAGCTCATCTTCTAAACGGTATTTAATCAAAATCTGGTAATGATAAAGGTTGTGGGTACGGGCAATGGGTTTTGGCGTTGGTCCAAGGATTTTACTAGTTTCCGATAAACCTGAGCGCAAAATTCCCATGACCTCATAGACACGTTTGACAACCTCTTCTTCTTTCTTGTGAGAGAGGGTAATCCCAATCGTAAAATAATAAGGCGGATAGCCGAGTTGGCGCCTGATACTCATTTCATAAGCATAAAAACCTTCGTAGTCCTGATCTTTGGCAAAACGAATGGCATAGTGTTCCGGATTGTAAGACTGGATCAAGACCTGCCCAGCTTTTTCAGCCCGACCTGCACGGCCTGCCACCTGGGTTAAGAGTTGGAAGGTTCTCTCAGAAGAACGGAAATCAGGCAAGTTTAGGGCCGTATCCGCATTGAGCACTCCGACTAGGGTCACATTGGGAAAATCCAAGCCCTTAGCAATCATCTGAGTTCCCAACAAGATATCTGCTTCCCCTCGGCCAAACTGGTCAAGAAGAACTTGGTGACTGCCTTTCTTGCGGGTCGTATCCACATCCATCCGCAGAATGCGGGCCTGAGGAAAGAGATCTGCTAGCTCATCGTAGGCTTTCTGAGTCCCCGTCCCATAGTAACGAATACTGCGACTCTGACAGTTGGGACAGACATGAGGAATCCCCTTCGAAAAACCACAGTAATGGCAGTTCATGGTCTTGGTATCCATGTGGAGAGTCAGAGAAATATCACAGTTGGGACAGCTATCTACCGTTCCACACTCCCGACACATAACAAAACTAGAATAACCCCGACGGTTGAGCATGAGGACTGCCTGTTCTTTTTTATCCAAACGGTCTCGAATGGCCTCTAGCAAAGGAGGCGTAAAGTTTGATGTCTCATTCTGCCCGATATAGTCCCGAAAGTCAATCACTTGAACTTCAGGAATAGTGGCTAAAGGATTGGCCCGTTGGGTCAGACGTAAGTGTTGATAGACACCTTTTCCAGCACGCGCACGGCTCTCTAAGCTCGGTGTCGCTGAGCCAAGGACTAGGGCTGCTTGATTGTACTGGGCCCGTAGAATGGCGACCTCTCTAGCATGATAACGGGGATTGCTGTCTTGTTTGTAGCTAGCTTCATGCTCTTCGTCGATAATTATAACACCTAGATTTTTCAAAGGAGCAAAGATAGCTGATCGAGCGCCAACAACAACTTGGGCATCGCCACGCTCAACCTTGCGCCATTCGTCGTACTTTTCACCATTGGACAGGCCTGAGTGAAGAATGGCTACTTTCTCACCAAATCGAGCAATAAAACGCTCCGTCATTTGTGGCGTCAGAGAAATCTCAGGCACCAGCAAAATAGCCGTCTTACCCTTATCCAAGGCTCCTTGGATAATCTGCAAGTAAACCTCCGTTTTCCCACTTCCTGTAATCCCTTGAAGGAGGAATGGAGGCTGTTGACTACCAATAGCACTGACAACCGCATCGCGAGCTTGTCTTTGCTCTGGGTTCAGCTCCAAAGGTGTACTTGCTTCAATGCCTTCAAAATAAGCAGCTGAACGTTGCACTTCCTTTTGGACTAGAGTTAAAGCTCCTTGCTCCACAAAAAAGTTGACTTGCTCCCGTGAGTAGGATTCTAACAAGCTAGCCAGAGGAGCACTTTCAGGATGAGACAGCAGATAATCTCTCAGCTCTGCCTTTTTCTTAGCACGCGCAGAAATCTCAATCCGCTCTAGCTGAGTAGCATCAACCTCATACCAAGACTGGGTCTTGACCTTCTTTTGATCGACTGCCTGGTATTCTAAACGGAGTAGCCCTTTTCTAGTCAAGCGCATCATTTCTGCCTGTTTGGCCAAATCTAGAGAAGAAAAGGCGAGCGAAGCTTCTGAACCAAACAAACGCTCTCGGTCTGCCTGACTGAGACCTTCTAAAGGATAAAGAATCTTATCATAACTGGAGTTTAAAAATCCCGGCAACATGGCTTTTAGAATGGAGATTTTATAAGAAAAGACAGACTTGCGTAACTCCTCAGCCAGCCAGAGTTGCTCTTGAGTCAAGACGGGAGAAAAGTCTAGCACCTCTGCAATCTCCTTCAAGTCCTGACCTTCCATCTCTTCATCCGACTGGGACTCCAGGCCAAGCACAATCCCTTGTATCAAACGATTACCCTTTCCGAAGGGGACATGAACCCGCATACCGACTTCCAGCATCTCTACAAATTCCTCAGGGACCTTATAACTATAGGGCTGGTCCGTCTGCATAAGGGGAACATCCACAATAATCTTTGCGATTGCCATCTTCTCACCTCCTCCTTGTCAGTACATTCTTGCAATAGAAAAAATAAGATTGAGTCCCCCCAACCTTAAATTTTTTCACCATCTTCTTTTTCTTTAGCGATTTGCTCTTTGATTTTCTTTTCTTCTTCTTCTTTGCGGCGTTTTTCTTCTTCGATACGGAGACGAACCGCTTCACGTTTTCCTTCTGGATCTGGGTGAATGGTTACATTTCCAGACTCGATTTCTTCCAAAGCGCGAAGAGTTGATTTTTCAGACTTAAACTCTTGAGTTGCTGGCGCTCCTGCTTCTAGTTCGTGGGCGCGTTTTGCTTCCAAGATTACGAGTGAATATTTTGATGGTACCTTGTCCAGCAAGGTATCAATAGAGGGTTTTAACATCATTTGCTTGTACCTGTTTCCTATAGTTTATCGAGTAGTTGGAGATTTTGGCAACATCTCCTGGTAGTGACCAATGACACGGTCCACACGGAAGTGTTCTGCTTCGATTACACGCTTGACACGTTCAGCAGCGAGGGGCACCTGATCGTTGACAATGGCATAATCATACTCACGCATGAGGGCAATTTCTTCCTTGGCTTTTTCGATTCGTTGGGCAATCACTTCAGCACTATCTGTACCACGACCTACCAAACGATCTTGCAATTCATCCAAGTCTGGTGGCGTTAAAAAGATAAAGACAGCATCTGGAACCTTTTTCTTAACCTGAAGGGCTCCTTGGACTTCAATCTCAAGAAAGACATCGATTCCCTTATCTAGGGTTTCGTTGACATAGGTCAGAGGAGTTCCATAGTAGTTACCGACATATTCTGCATATTCCAACATCTGGCCTTGACGGATCAGCTCTTCAAACTCTTCCCGAGTACGGAAGAAATAGTCCACTCCGTCCACTTCACCAGGACGTTGCGCGCGCGTCGTCATCGATACAGAATATTGAAATTGATTCTCAGAACTCTCAAAAATCTCTCTTCTAACCGTTCCTTTCCCAACTCCTGAAGGACCAGAAAAAACGATTAGCAAGCCTCGGTCTGCCATTATGTCTCCTTTAGTTAGTCTGTGAAATAAAGTAAAATTTCTCTCGGATACTGATGATTGCGTCAGTTATCCTTCTACAGTCTTTCTATCTAGTGTAACAAAAAAGCAGTAATATTTCAACTGCTCTTTCTTATTTATTTAGCATAAAGTAGTATCAAAAAAGGAATTACATATAAAAAGACTTGCTATTTTATTCTATTTAAGAGATAATTGTAATAATAATATTAAAAAGGAGATTTTTATGGGAGTTTATAAAGGAAAATCTGTTGATGAGGCAATCGAAAATGGTTTATTAGATTTAAACCTCAAAAAAGAAGATGTTCATATACACGTTATTGAAAAAGGCCAAGCTGGAATCTTTGGTTTTTTTGAAAAAGAAGCTGAGGTAGAAATAACACCTTTAACTGAGAAGGAACTCAAATTAAAGAAATTAGCTCCGTATTTGAGTGCTGGAGGTTTTGTTATTTTAATTTTATTTTTTATCTTAATTGGAGTAAGCCAAAATAACAAATCTAATTCGTCTACTTCTTTGTCTTCATCTACAAATCCTAGTTCAGTTACAGAAAAATCTACTGAAAAAACTACTAAACCTTCATCTACCTCTAAAGAATCCTCAACAAGTTCAAGTAGCCAATCTAGTTCAACTAGTTCATCATCAAACTCTGTTGAAACTTCGTCAACTAGCCCCTCACAATCTTCAACAATTACCATAGAAAACAACTCCGAATTTCAAGCGCTACTACAAACAGAGGACCAAAGTACAATAACAGATTTTGTACAAAAATATAAAGGTAAAACGATTGAATTTGATGGAAATTTTGCTGATTTAGCTAAGGTGAAGTCAAAGTATGATATCCTTATTCATTCTGGAGATTATCATCCTGATGAAGCAACTGGACCTAATTTTAAATTTATTGAAATTAACCTTATTTCTAACCCTGTTTTCAAACCATTCAATGGTGAAAATATCAGAAAAGGACAAAATGTTCATATAAAGGCCAAAGTTGGAGCCTATAATGCCACACAAGATTTAATTTACTTATCTCCAATTGAGGTCTCGCCTAGATAAATGGTTAATATCTCTTGTTTAGTAATAATAAAAAAATGAAATCAGATTTTTATCTGATTTCATTTTTTTATTTAGCATAATCTACTGCACGAAGTTCGCGAATCACGGTTACCTTGATATTTCCTGGGTAATCGAGATTGTTTTCAATTTTCTCACGAACTTTGTGAGCCAAGATTGTGACTTTGTCGTCTTTGATTTGTCCTGGATTAACCATGATACGGATTTCACGTCCTGCTTGAAGAGCAAAGCTATTTTGCACTCCTTCAAAGCCATTTGCGATTTCTTCCAAATCATGGAGACGCTTGATGTAGCTTTCAAGAGATTCACTACGAGCACCTGGACGCGCTGCACTCAAGGCATCTGCTGCAGCAACGATCACCGCAATGACGCTTTCGGCTTCGACATCACCGTGGTGGCTAGCAATAGTATTCACTACAACTGGGTGTTCCTTGTACTTACGAGCCAACTCCGTACCAATCTCAACGTGGCTACCTTCAACCTCGCGATCAATAGCTTTCCCGATGTCATGAAGGAACCCAGCACGACGGGCAAGAGCTGCATTTTCACCAAGTTCACTGGCGATGATACCAGACAACTTAGCGACTTCAATCGAATGACGCAAGACATTTTGTCCATAAGAAGTACGGAACTGCAAGCGTCCCACAATCTTCATCAAGTCTGGATGAAGGTTTGGCGCACCAATCTCATAGGCAGCAGCCTCACCGTATTCACGGATCTTATTGTCAATCTCTTGACGGTTTTTCTCCACCAACTCCTCGATACGAGCTGGGTGGATGCGGCCATCCTTGAGCAACATTTCCATAGTCATACGAGCAATCTCACGTCGAATCGGATCAAATCCTGACAAGGTTACCACTTCTGGCGTGTCGTCGATGATGACATCTACCCCTGTCAAACTTTCAAAGGTACGAATATTGCGACCTTCACGACCGATAATGCGCCCCTTCATGGTATCATCTGGTAGGTGAACTGTCGAGTTTGTTGACTCTGCTACATAGTCACCAGCGATACGCTGCATAGCCTGAACCAAGATATCTTTGGCAATCTTGTCTGAACGTTCCTTCACCTCTTGCTCAGCCTCACGAATGCGACTAGCAATTTCCTTGCTCAAGTTTTCCTCTGTTTGAGCCAAGATAATATCTCGAGCCTCAGTTTGGGAAAGGGAACTGATACGTTCAAGTTCAGCTTCTTTTTGTCTTTCGACTTCCTCTAATTGCTCTTCACGTGCATCAAGGTTTTTTGCTCTATCAGAAATACTTTGTTCTTTTTGTTCAAGTGTTTTTTCTTTGTTCGTCAAATTGTCGTCCTTACGGTCAAGGCTCGTAGCTCTCTCCGTCAAACGACTTTCAATTTGCTTGAGCTCCTGACGTTCTGACTTAAATTCAGCGTCCACTTCTTCACGGTATTTTCTGGCTTCCTCTTTGGCCTCCAATAGTGCTTCTTTTTTAAGAGACTTGCTTTCGCTCTTGGCTTCATTTAGTAATAAATCCGCTTCGCGCTCAGCTTGTCCTCGTAAATTAGTTGCTTCTTGTTCAGCATTTAGAAGCATCAACTCTGCAGCCTCTTGAGATGATTTCATCTTAGCTGAGATGCTGACATATCCAATGACTAAACCAATGATGACGGCAAAAACAGCAATCGCAAGTGTCATGATTTCCATGTTTTTACCTCATTAAATTTGTTTATCGAATGACATACATTCCTTAATATTCTATCATAAAAAACCGATTTTCACAAACCCAAATTGAAGAGTTTTGTGTGAATTTTAGAAGAAAAGATTTCTAGTTCAGCTATCACTTAATACTAAGTTATCTAGTGGAATTTGATTAATTGTAATTTGCCCTTTTGATTCCAAAGGTAGGCATTTTTTTATAAAGTTCTGATATTCTGGATTTTCTAGTTTCTCTATGTTATTAATTCGATAATCATCTTTTATATTCTTGTCTAAAACATCATAGTATATTTCAACTAGACGCTCCTCTATTTCATAACTAGAATAATTATAGTCACTATAAAATATATCCTTAAATTCTTCTGATAAAAATAAATTTCTTAGCCCTATCTCCCATAAACACGATAAAAGTTGAGAAAGATAGTCCTTTTTCTTATTATATGAGTTTCCATCTACGTTCAAATAAACATCTGAACTTGCTATAAGATCCTCAATATTAAAATCTACAATCTTTGCTAACATTTCAAAATGAAAATATCCGTTAGACTCAAATAACTTGTTATACATATCTATGCCATTAAAATATTTATAACATTGAAAAAATAATACTAGAATACTATCTGTTTCTTCCCAACCATTCATCCAATTGATAATGTAGTCTGCTTTCTCATTATTATCAGTTATATTTGAAAGTTTTTCTAACGACTTCTGGAACTCTCTCAAGCTTAGTTTTTTTAGTTTTGAATCTTTATTTTTATCTTCTACAACTCTTTCACCTATATCTACATAATGAATTTTAAAAATCAATGATAACATTTTTCCAAAGTCATCATCTCTCAATTTACTCTTTTTCAAAATATTATCTATGACTTCTTCTGCAGATACCATTTTATTTTGATTTAACTTAAATTTACTATAAATGAGTCTCTCTGCTGACCCTATTTCCTTAATATTTAAAATTACAATAATTTTAAATCTTTTATTCTCAGAAAGATAGTCAATATAACCCAATAAATCATTGTAATCTGAAGGGTTATCTGATGTTTCTGCATATGAAACCCGTTCGAAATCATCAAAAATAATGATAGAATCTCGCTTCATCAAATCCGTTCCAACTGTTTTAAAGAACCATTTAAAAACTCCTCCAACAAGTGGAATAAAGTCCAAATTTCCGAGTATGGATTGTTTTTCTATTTCATTGATCAATATTTTCTCGGCTTGCTCTCTTGTTTTTATCCCAAAGCAGGAAATATAGTAGATTTCTTTCTTTTTGTAAATTTGATTTTCAAAAAACGTCTTTATAAAAAATGTTTTCCCACTCCCCCAAGAACCATCCAACCAGAACACATTATGAATAGAATCTGAACTATTTAAAAACTCCACCAGATAAGTTTGATAAGGATAGTCATCCAAGTCATATTCCGGAAATAGCTCTGGGTCCAGTTTCTTATAACTAACTTTTTTAAAAATTATGTCTAAAAACCAGAATAGTATTGTTGGTATAGTCAGTGCTAACAATATTATTACACGATTCGCATACAAAATCGAAATAATATCTTTTAAAATATTATAATTAGATACAAATTTATAGATAGGCAAAACAAAGCGTTTAAATTGTTCAATCTCCAGTGCAAGATACAGTACCCATATACTGGCTATAAATATTTTGTACCATTCAACAACTCTTACATTACTACTCCATGATGGTCTTTTCAATAAATATTTCAATGGTTTGAAATTCAGAATAAAATTAAGAATCCTCATCATTATATTTTTCATATATACCCCTTTTAATCTATATTATCATGATTATACCACAAAATAAGAGTTATAAAGCGGATTAAAGGGACAAGAATCTAGTTATTATACTAAAATTTTTCACTGATTTCTTAACTTAGGAAATCTGTCATTTTCCAAAAAATTTTATCTTTAATTTATTAGCTAAAATTTCTAAAATAAAAAGCCTACCTTTCAGTAGACTTAGTAGTGATATTTGAAGGACAAGAAAGCGATGCTATCTCCATCCATCATATAAATCAAGCGATTTTCTGCATCAATACGTCGTGACCAAGCTCCTTGATAATCATACTTGAGCGGTTCTGGTTTCCCAATTCCTGAAAAAGGATCGCGTTGAATATCCTTGATTAGCATGTTGATTCTTTTTAATGTCTTCTTATCCTGAGTTTGCCAATAGCAATAATCTGCCCAGGCATCTTCTGTAAACTTGAGCAGCATTTCTCACTCCTCAATAACATGGACCTGAGTACTTCCAGCTCGGACTTGAGAAATTCCTCGCAAGACCTTGTCAGAAAGCTCCTTGTTCTGAGCGATTCTCAAGGTTTCTTGAATACTATCCCACTCGCTCTTTGAAAGGACAACAATATCCTCATCAGGATTTTTATTGACCACCGTCAAAGGCTCAAATTCTTCATTTACCTTTTTCATGTAGTCTTTTAAATGATTTCGGAATGTTGAATAAAGAACTGCTTCCATAACCATACCTCATTTTACCTCTTTTCCACTATTATACACAAAAAGAAAGAAATTGTCAGGAACTTGTACAAGATTTTTCTTTTCTATCTATTTATTCGAAAATCTTCTAAAAAAGTCCACCTTTCAGTAGACTTAGTTTGTTTCTATTCTAATGGGCACCCTGCCGAAATTCTGCTCTGCGATGCTTGGCTGTCCTAGTTGGTAAATCTGGTCTGCCTTTTGCGTCATGGTATCCCAAGGTTCTTTGCCAATTCGGCTGACTAGTTGGACTTGGTCTTTCAGAGACTTGAGATGTTGTCTGCCTTTTTCGGTAAAACCAAGGACATGGATACCTTCTGGCAAGTCACTTTCTCTAGCTTGAACCAAGATATAAGTCAATAGGCGTCTGACACGCGCTTTTGTGTAACGTTTGGTCGCAACCGCCTCGACCAATTCCTCCACAGACTGGGCTGTTTTGATAGCATCCTTGATGCGCACAGCCATTTCTTGATTGACCTGATAGATGGCGGTTAGGTCTGGATTTGACAAGATTTGATAGCGGAGCAAGGGAAAATAGTCTTCCCAGCTCACCTTACTGGTCTGCTCAAAGAGGGCAAGAGAAGGCATAAAGCGTTCTAAGAAACCTTGGTCTGATTGATGCTGACGAAGGGCTGTCGCCGAGGCAAAGTCCACATCCTTATCCACAGAATGGTAACCCGCCCCCTGACGTTGAATTGGATGCAGGTTGACGTTTCGTCCTGCAATTGCCTTGGCATAAGCTAGAGCTAGAACATGATTGGGCGTATTGCCAGAAAAATCAAGGCCAGCAAATTCCTTCCACATGGCTTGGGTTTTCTGAGGGTAGGAGAATGAATCAGGTAGATTGTCCACAAAATTCTCCATCTCAACGCCTTGCTCTGCGTATAATTCAGCAATTTTCTGGTAGTCCAGAACTTCCTCTGTCCCAAAAGCTAGGCTATCAATGCCCAACCGATCCAAGATATCCACAGCCCCTTGACCAAAGAAATCCGCTGCCTGAACACTGACTAAAAAGGGCAATTCCACTACCAGATCCGCTCCATTTTCCAGCGCCATCTGAGCCCGAGTCCACT comes from Streptococcus oralis and encodes:
- the fmt gene encoding methionyl-tRNA formyltransferase produces the protein MTKLIFMGTPDFSATVLKGLLSDDRYEILAVVTQPDRAVGRKKVIQETPVKQAAKEAGLPIYQPEKLSGSPEMEAIMKLGADGIVTAAFGQFLPSKLLDSMNFAVNVHASLLPKHRGGAPIHYALIQGDEEAGVTIMEMVKEMDAGDMISRRSIPITDEDNVGTLFEKLAIVGRDLLLDTLPGYIAGEIKPEPQDPSQVTFSPNIKPEEEKLDWTKTNRQLFNQIRGMNPWPVAHTFLKGDRFKIYEALPVEGQGAPGEILSIGKKELIVATAEGALSLKQVQPAGKPKMDISSFLNGVGRTLTVGERFGD
- a CDS encoding primosomal protein N' translates to MAIAKIIVDVPLMQTDQPYSYKVPEEFVEMLEVGMRVHVPFGKGNRLIQGIVLGLESQSDEEMEGQDLKEIAEVLDFSPVLTQEQLWLAEELRKSVFSYKISILKAMLPGFLNSSYDKILYPLEGLSQADRERLFGSEASLAFSSLDLAKQAEMMRLTRKGLLRLEYQAVDQKKVKTQSWYEVDATQLERIEISARAKKKAELRDYLLSHPESAPLASLLESYSREQVNFFVEQGALTLVQKEVQRSAAYFEGIEASTPLELNPEQRQARDAVVSAIGSQQPPFLLQGITGSGKTEVYLQIIQGALDKGKTAILLVPEISLTPQMTERFIARFGEKVAILHSGLSNGEKYDEWRKVERGDAQVVVGARSAIFAPLKNLGVIIIDEEHEASYKQDSNPRYHAREVAILRAQYNQAALVLGSATPSLESRARAGKGVYQHLRLTQRANPLATIPEVQVIDFRDYIGQNETSNFTPPLLEAIRDRLDKKEQAVLMLNRRGYSSFVMCRECGTVDSCPNCDISLTLHMDTKTMNCHYCGFSKGIPHVCPNCQSRSIRYYGTGTQKAYDELADLFPQARILRMDVDTTRKKGSHQVLLDQFGRGEADILLGTQMIAKGLDFPNVTLVGVLNADTALNLPDFRSSERTFQLLTQVAGRAGRAEKAGQVLIQSYNPEHYAIRFAKDQDYEGFYAYEMSIRRQLGYPPYYFTIGITLSHKKEEEVVKRVYEVMGILRSGLSETSKILGPTPKPIARTHNLYHYQILIKYRLEDELGPTLNQVLALTQERENSELRLSIDHEPQQFL
- the rpoZ gene encoding DNA-directed RNA polymerase subunit omega yields the protein MMLKPSIDTLLDKVPSKYSLVILEAKRAHELEAGAPATQEFKSEKSTLRALEEIESGNVTIHPDPEGKREAVRLRIEEEKRRKEEEEKKIKEQIAKEKEDGEKI
- the gmk gene encoding guanylate kinase is translated as MADRGLLIVFSGPSGVGKGTVRREIFESSENQFQYSVSMTTRAQRPGEVDGVDYFFRTREEFEELIRQGQMLEYAEYVGNYYGTPLTYVNETLDKGIDVFLEIEVQGALQVKKKVPDAVFIFLTPPDLDELQDRLVGRGTDSAEVIAQRIEKAKEEIALMREYDYAIVNDQVPLAAERVKRVIEAEHFRVDRVIGHYQEMLPKSPTTR
- a CDS encoding DUF4839 domain-containing protein codes for the protein MGVYKGKSVDEAIENGLLDLNLKKEDVHIHVIEKGQAGIFGFFEKEAEVEITPLTEKELKLKKLAPYLSAGGFVILILFFILIGVSQNNKSNSSTSLSSSTNPSSVTEKSTEKTTKPSSTSKESSTSSSSQSSSTSSSSNSVETSSTSPSQSSTITIENNSEFQALLQTEDQSTITDFVQKYKGKTIEFDGNFADLAKVKSKYDILIHSGDYHPDEATGPNFKFIEINLISNPVFKPFNGENIRKGQNVHIKAKVGAYNATQDLIYLSPIEVSPR
- a CDS encoding ribonuclease Y is translated as MEIMTLAIAVFAVIIGLVIGYVSISAKMKSSQEAAELMLLNAEQEATNLRGQAEREADLLLNEAKSESKSLKKEALLEAKEEARKYREEVDAEFKSERQELKQIESRLTERATSLDRKDDNLTNKEKTLEQKEQSISDRAKNLDAREEQLEEVERQKEAELERISSLSQTEARDIILAQTEENLSKEIASRIREAEQEVKERSDKIAKDILVQAMQRIAGDYVAESTNSTVHLPDDTMKGRIIGREGRNIRTFESLTGVDVIIDDTPEVVTLSGFDPIRREIARMTMEMLLKDGRIHPARIEELVEKNRQEIDNKIREYGEAAAYEIGAPNLHPDLMKIVGRLQFRTSYGQNVLRHSIEVAKLSGIIASELGENAALARRAGFLHDIGKAIDREVEGSHVEIGTELARKYKEHPVVVNTIASHHGDVEAESVIAVIVAAADALSAARPGARSESLESYIKRLHDLEEIANGFEGVQNSFALQAGREIRIMVNPGQIKDDKVTILAHKVREKIENNLDYPGNIKVTVIRELRAVDYAK
- a CDS encoding P-loop NTPase fold protein, which produces MKNIMMRILNFILNFKPLKYLLKRPSWSSNVRVVEWYKIFIASIWVLYLALEIEQFKRFVLPIYKFVSNYNILKDIISILYANRVIILLALTIPTILFWFLDIIFKKVSYKKLDPELFPEYDLDDYPYQTYLVEFLNSSDSIHNVFWLDGSWGSGKTFFIKTFFENQIYKKKEIYYISCFGIKTREQAEKILINEIEKQSILGNLDFIPLVGGVFKWFFKTVGTDLMKRDSIIIFDDFERVSYAETSDNPSDYNDLLGYIDYLSENKRFKIIVILNIKEIGSAERLIYSKFKLNQNKMVSAEEVIDNILKKSKLRDDDFGKMLSLIFKIHYVDIGERVVEDKNKDSKLKKLSLREFQKSLEKLSNITDNNEKADYIINWMNGWEETDSILVLFFQCYKYFNGIDMYNKLFESNGYFHFEMLAKIVDFNIEDLIASSDVYLNVDGNSYNKKKDYLSQLLSCLWEIGLRNLFLSEEFKDIFYSDYNYSSYEIEERLVEIYYDVLDKNIKDDYRINNIEKLENPEYQNFIKKCLPLESKGQITINQIPLDNLVLSDS
- a CDS encoding Txe/YoeB family addiction module toxin, with protein sequence MLLKFTEDAWADYCYWQTQDKKTLKRINMLIKDIQRDPFSGIGKPEPLKYDYQGAWSRRIDAENRLIYMMDGDSIAFLSFKYHY
- a CDS encoding type II toxin-antitoxin system Phd/YefM family antitoxin, producing MEAVLYSTFRNHLKDYMKKVNEEFEPLTVVNKNPDEDIVVLSKSEWDSIQETLRIAQNKELSDKVLRGISQVRAGSTQVHVIEE
- a CDS encoding nucleotidyltransferase: MTITGIIAEFNPFHNGHKYLLDQAKGLKIVAMSGNFIQRGEPAIVDKWTRAQMALENGADLVVELPFLVSVQAADFFGQGAVDILDRLGIDSLAFGTEEVLDYQKIAELYAEQGVEMENFVDNLPDSFSYPQKTQAMWKEFAGLDFSGNTPNHVLALAYAKAIAGRNVNLHPIQRQGAGYHSVDKDVDFASATALRQHQSDQGFLERFMPSLALFEQTSKVSWEDYFPLLRYQILSNPDLTAIYQVNQEMAVRIKDAIKTAQSVEELVEAVATKRYTKARVRRLLTYILVQARESDLPEGIHVLGFTEKGRQHLKSLKDQVQLVSRIGKEPWDTMTQKADQIYQLGQPSIAEQNFGRVPIRIETN